A window of Microbacterium lushaniae genomic DNA:
CCGTGAGGAGATCCTCGGCGCCCTCGCGCACTACGAGGGCGCGGTCGTGCTCGTCTCCCACGACGAGGGCGCGGTCGAGGCGCTCAACCCCGAGCGCGTGCTGATCCTGCCCGACGGCGTGGAAGACATCTGGGGTCGCGACTATGCCGACCTCATCACCCTCGCCTGAGGCGACCGCTCACGCGTCGATCAGTGCGTCCTCGGCCTCGGCGTCGCGATCGCGACGGCGCGGACGCCGCGTCTCGGCATCCTCGCGCGCGTGCCGGCGCTCGGTCACGAGGATGTACAGGATGAACGCGAACCCCATGATCGCGAACAGGATCCACTGCACCGCGTAGGACAGGTGCGGTCCGGGGTCCTCCGACGGCGAGGCGATCATGCCGGGCACGGTCGCCGGCGCCGGATCCTCGGACACCAGCATCCCGTACGCGCCGGTCTCCAGCTGATGCCCGGCGACCATGTCGGCCAGGAGCGGCAGGTGGATGGTGGGCACCTGGCCCTCAGGGGCCGTGCGGCCCGACGTCGGCAGCGGCTCGCCCGGGCGCAGGCGCACGGTCACCGTCGCCTGCCCGGAGGGCGGCGCGGGCACGACGTCGGGATCGGGCTGGTTCTCGCCCGGCGCCACCCACCCGCGGTCCACCAGCAGGGCGCGGCCGTCGTCGAGCAGGAACGGCACGAGCACCTCGAACGCCGCGGTCCCGCCGTGCGGCCGGTTGCGCACGAGGACCTGCTCGTCGGCGAGGTACTCACCGGTGAGGACGACGGGGGTCCACTCGTCGGATGCGGCCAGCTCGTCGCCCGGCGCCAGCACGTCGGCGAGCGGGACGGGCGTCTTGTCGTAGTTGGCCTCCACGAGCGCGAGCTGGCGCCCGCGCTCCTCGCCGCGCGCGAACTGCCAGTTCGCGAGGAATCCGCAGGCGATCGCGAAGACGACGGCGACGGCGATGTAGGCGGTCCAGCGCACGAGCGCGGGCGCGGTCCGGCGGCTCATGCGGTCGCTCCTTCGGGAGTCAGCCGGCCCACATCGAGCGGGAAGTCGCGCGCGGCCAGGAAGTCGCGGAGGTAGTCGACGTGCGCGTCGCACGCGACCCACTCCTTGCGGCGGTCGGCCGCGTGGATGCGGGGGTTGCGCCACGTGATCAGCCACGTCGCGGCGTCGCGGCATCCCGCGCGTGAGCATTCGGCGGTCATCGTTCGTCCTCCGGCTCCGGGCTCAGCCGGGGCGTCTCGCTGATGCGGATCACACCCGGCGCGGCCGGGGGAGCGGGCGCCTCGGGGGCCGGCGTGGCGATCTGACGGTCGGGACTCTCCGCCGCGGCGCGGCGCGGATCGGCCCCCACGTTGGCGATCACCACGGCGATGTACGGCAGGAACACCGCAGCTGCCCCCAGGACCCACGTGTACCACCCGTAGGGGGTGATCAGCACCATCGCGATGAAGCAGGCGATGCGGATGCCCATCGTGATCATGTACTTGACCAGCCGCGCGCCGGCCTCGTCGCGCGGAGCGCGGGGCAACGAGGTCGCGGAGGGCGTGCGGGGGGACGATTTCACGGTCCTCCCAGCCTACGCCGGGCTCGCCTGGGCGGGATCTCAGGCGCTGGAGGGCACCGCCGCCCCCATGAACCCCATGAGCAGGAGGAAGGGGAGCACCACCAGCATGACGAACATCAGCGCGGAAAGCGCCACCCCCGACCAGCCGATGATCGTGCCGGCCATCGCCATGCCGTAGCCGGCTTCGCCGGAGGTCTTCAGGCGCTTGAGCGAGAGGTGACCCAGGATGACGCCGGCCACCGACGCCAGGCCGAGGACGATCGTGAAGGAGAAGACGATGCCGACGATCGAGCAGACGAGCGACGCGACGGCCAAGCCGTTCGTCCTGCGCTGCGGATAGGCCGGGGCGCCGTAGCCCTGCGGGGCAGCGTAGCTCTGGCGTACCGGATACACCTGCTGGGCGGGATACGCCGGCGGCGCATAGTCCTGGGGCGCCGGCGGAGCGTAGCGCTGCGGGTGGGCCGGCGGCGGCGGGATCGGCGTGCGGGGGGTCGTGTCGTCGTCAGGCGGCGAAGTGGGGTCGCTCACGCGAGGCCCCCCTTTCTTCTCGAGTGCTCCCACATTCCCAGTGGCGCCGCCGTGGTGTCAAACACGGCGGATGCCGCTCGCCTAGGCTGGGGCCGTTCGCATCCCCTCGCCGAAACGGAGTGTGCCCATGGCGACCGATCGTGTCGTGCTCGTGACCGGAGGAAACCGCGGGATCGGGCGTGCGATCGCCGAGCGCTTCGTAGCCGAGGGCTACCGCGTGGCCGTGACGGCCCGCTCGGGCGATGGGCCGATGGGCACGCTCACGGTGCGCGCCGACGTCACGGACGCCGCGGCCGTGGATGCGGCATTCCGCGAGGTGGAGGCCACGCTCGGGCCCGTGGAGATCGTCGTCGCGAACGCCGGCATCACGAAGGACACCCTCCTCATGCGCATGAGCGAGGACGATTTCGACTCCGTCGTCGCGACCAACCTCGGGGGAGCGTTCCGCGTCGTCAAACGCGCGTCCAAGGGCATGCTGCGCGCACGCTGGGGGCGCGTCATCCTCATCTCCAGCGTCGTGGGGCTGCTGGGTTCTGCCGGGCAGGTGAACTACGCCGCATCCAAGAGCGGGCTCGTCGGCTTCGCCCGTTCGCTCACGCGCGAGCTCGGCGGGCGCGGCATCACGGCCAACGTCGTGGCGCCCGGCTTCATCGAGACCGACATGACGGCGGAGCTGCCGGAGGAGACGCAGGCGGAGTACAAGCGGAGCATCCCGGCCGGCCGGTTCGCGACCCCGGACGAGGTCGCGGGTGTGGTCACGTGGCTCGCGTCGGAGGACGCCGCCTACATCTCCGGCGCCGTCATCCCCGTCGACGGCGGCCTCGGGATGGGTCACTGACCCGCGCCGACCGGCGCACGCTCACACCAGGGCGGCGGCGATCGCGCGGCCGAGCTCGGCCGGCTGGGAGAACTGCGGCCAGTGGCCCGAATTCAGCTCGACGATGGTGACGGCTTGGAGGGCGGCGAGGTCGGCTGCCCACGGCGGGGCCTGGGCGATGGTCGCGTGCAGGTCTGCCGCCGGCATCGTGCCGGTGAGCATCGTCACGGGGATCGCGTAGCGTCTCGGGTCGGTGAGGGAGATCGCGTCCGTGGGGATCCGCGCGGGCACCGACCGCGCGCGGGATGCCGCGGCGGCCCGCGTCCGGTCGTCCAGGTCGCCCACCTCGGCGTCTTCGAACGCGTCCCACCCGGGGAAGGGGACGACGCCCTCGACGACGGGGAACTCCCAGATCGACCCGCCGTCGCCGGGCGGGAAGGTGTCGACGAACACGATGCGGGCGGCCCGGTCGGGGCGCGCGTCGGCCGCGCCCCACGCGACGTTCCCGCCGCCGGAGTGCCCGACGAGCACGACCGGATCGGGCAGGCGGTCGATCTCGGCCACCACCGCGGCCACCCAGTCGGCGATGCCGATGTCGGCGGAGCGTTCGGCCGGTTCGCCCAGGCCCGGCATCGTCAGCGGATGGGACGTGTGGCCGGCGGCCTCCAGCGCCGGGACGACGTCGTCCCACGTGGAGGCATCGAGCCACAGGCCGGGGATCAGGATGATGTGCATGCCCGCACGCTACGCCCGGCCCCCGACACGGTCAGGGCAGGAGGGGGATGACCTGCGCGAGATCCACCGGGGCGATCACGAGGTCGGCGCGCTCGCGCACGGCGGGCTTGGCGTTGAACGCCAGGCCGAGCGCGGCCGCGGCGAGCATCAGCAGATCGTTAGCGCCGTCGCCGATCGCGATCGTCCCACCCGCGGGCACGCCGAATTCCTCGGCCCATTCGCGCAGCGACGCGGCCTTGGCGGCGCCGTCGACGATGTCACCGGCCACCCGCCCGGTGAGCACGCCGTCGGCGGTCTCGAGGCGATTCGCGCGCCAGCGGTCGATGCCCAGTGCCGGTGCGATCTCGTCGAGCACCTCGTGGAATCCACCGGAGACCACCGCCACCACTCCACCGCGTTCGTGCACGGCGGCGACGAGCTCACGCACACCGGGGGTCGGCTCCACGCGTGCCACCACGCGCGCGAAGGCCGCCACCGGCACGCCGCGCAGCTCCGACACGCGCGAGCGCAGGCTCTCGGCGAAGTCGACCTCGCCCCGCATCGCCGCCTCCGTCGCCGCGGCGACCTCCGCGCCGCGGCCGGCCTCCTCGGCGATCAGCTCGATGACTTCATTGCGCAGGAGAGTGGAGTCGGCGTCGAGGACGACGAGAAGGGGGGAAGCGTCGGGCACGCGCTCGACCCTAGCGCGCCGCCGCGCGACAGCACGTCGTAGGCTCGAACCGTCGCGTGCGCGCGATGCCCCCTGAACCACCCGAGGAGTACCGCCATGGCCGACGTCGAGAGCTTCACCCTGGACCACACCGCCGTGAAGGCGCCCTACGTGCGCCTCATCGGCACCGAGACGGGGCTGCGCGGCGACGTCATCTCGAACTTCGACGTGCGCTTCGTCCAGCCCAACGAGGGGGAGATCCCCACCGCGGGGATCCACACGATCGAGCACATGCTCGCGAGCCTCCTGCGCGACCGGCTGGAGGGGATCATCGACATCTCCCCGTTCGGCTGCCGCACCGGTTTCCACCTCATCACGTGGGGGGAGCCGGCCCTGGGCGACGTCGTCGGGGCGCTGCGCGACGGATTGCGCTTCATCGCCGAGGAGGCCGTGGAAAGCGACATCCCCGGCGTCGACGCGGTCAGCTGCGGCAACTACCGCGACCACAGCCTGCACACCGCGCGCGAGTGGTCGGCGCTGATCCTGCAGCAGGGCATCAGCCTCGACGCCTTCGAGCGCGTCGGGGTCTGACACCGGTCAGGCGTCGATGTGGACGCCCTTGCCCACCACGGTGATGCCGCTGTCGGTGACGGTGAACCCGCGCGCGATGTCGCGCTCGCGGTCCACGCCCACCGTGGCGCCGTCGGCGAGGGAGACGTTCTTGTCCAGGATCGCCCGGTGCACGCGCGCGCCGGCACCCACGTGCACGTAGTCGAACAGCACCGATTCGGTGATCGTCGAGCCGCCGCCGGCGAGGGCCCACGGCCCCACGACGCTGCGCTCGAGGTGCGTGCCCGACAGCACGGACCCGAGCGAGACGATCGAGTCGATGGCGTTGCCGATGCGGCCGACCGAGTCGCGGACGAACTTCGCCGGCGGCGCGTTCACCGTCTGCGAGTAGATGGGCCAGTCGGTGTTGTACAGGTTGAAGATCGGCAGCGTCGCGATGAGGTCGGCGTGGGCGTCGTAGAACGAGTCGATCGTCCCCACATCACGCCAGTACGCGCGGTCGCGGTCGGTGGAGCCGGGCACGTCGTTGCGCTTGAAGTCGTACACGGCGGCCTCGCCGCGCTGCACGAAGTACGGCACGATGTCGCCGCCCATGTCGTGGTTGGAGGTGGGTGACTCACCGTCGACCTGCACCGCCTCGATGAGGGCGTCGGCGTCGAAGATGTAGTTGCCCATCGAGGCGAGCACCTCGTGCGGAGCATCCGAGAGCCCCTCCGGATTCTGCGGCTTCTCCAGGAAGTCGCGGATGCGGACGTTGTCCTCGGGATCGACGTCGATGACGCCGAACTGGTTGGCCAGGGAGATCGGCTGGCGGATGCCGGCGACCGTCGCGCGCGCACCGGATTCGATGTGCGCCTCGAGCATCTGGCCGAAGTCCATGCGATACACGTGGTCGGCGCCGATGACCATGACGATGTCGGGCTTCTCGTCGGTGAGCAGGTTCATGCTCTGCAGGATGGCGTCGGCCGAACCCGAGAACCACCGCTTCCCCAGGCGCTGCTGCGCCGGCACCGACGCGACGTACGCCCCCAGCATGGGCGACATCCGCCACGTCTGGGAGATGTGCCGATCGAGGCTGTGGGACTTGTACTGGGTCAGCACGACCAGCTGGCGGAGCCCGGAGTTGATGAGGTTGGAGATCGCGAAGTCGATCAGTCGGTACTGTCCGCCGAAGGGCACAGCGGGCTTGGCGCGGTCGGCCGTGAGAGGCATGAGCCGCTTGCCCTCGCCCCCGGCGAGGATGATTCCGAAGACTTTGGGAGCTGCAGGCATGGCACCACCCTAGAGCGGGCCCGGCCGCGCGACCAGCTGGTGCTCGGGCCCTTGACAGCTGTACTACGGTTCGTCACATGCGCGTGGACATCGTGACCAAGGAGTACCCCCCGGAGATCTACGGCGGCGCCGGTGTGCACGTCACCGAGCTCGTGCGAGCGCTGCGGAGCACGATCGACGTGCGCGTGCGCGCGTTCGGCGCGCCGCGCGAGGAGGAGGGCACGACGGCCTACGCCGTGCCCGGCGAACTGGCCGCGGCCAACGGTGCCCTGCAGACCCTGGGCACGGATCTGGAGATCGTCCCCGACGTCGCGGGGGCCGACGTCGTGCACAGCCACACGTGGTACGCCAACTTCGCGGGGCACCTCGCGTCGCTCCTGCACGGGATCCCGCACGTCGTGACCGCCCACAGCCTCGAGCCGCTGCGCCCGTGGAAGGCCGAGCAGCTCGGCGGCGGGTACGCCGTGTCGAGCTACATCGAGAAGACCGCGTACGAAGGCGCCGCCGCGATCGTCGCCGTCAGCGAGGGGATGCGCGCCGACATCCTCCGCAGCTACCCGGAACTCGACCCCGGCAAGGTGCACGTCATCTACAACGGCATCGACACCGAGGCGTGGCATCCGGTGGACGACGCCGCCTTCCTGGCCGAGGCCGGCATCGACCCGACGCGCCCCTCGGTCGTCTTCGTCGGCCGCATCACGCGGCAGAAGGGGCTGCCCTACCTCCTGCGCGCCGCCGAGCAGCTGCCGCCGGAGGTGCAGCTGGTGCTGTGCGCCGGCGCGCCGGACACCCCGGAGATCCTCGCGGAGGTGGAGTGCCTCGTGCGCGGGCTGCAGGCCACGCGCGAGGGCGTCGTGTGGATCGACCGGCTGCTGCCGCGGCACGAGCTGTGCGCCATCCTCACCGCCGCCACCACGTTCGTGTGCCCGTCGGTGTACGAGCCGCTGGGGATCGTCAACCTCGAGGCCATGGCGTGCGGCGCCGCCGTCGTCGGCACCACCACCGGCGGCATCCCCGAGGTCGTCGCCGACGGCGTGACCGGACGCCTCGTGCCGATCGAGCAGGTGCAGGACGGCACCGGCACGCCGGTGGATCCGCAGCGCTTCGTGGATGATCTGGCCCGCGTGCTGACCGAGGTCGTCACCGATCCCGGCCGGGCCGCGGCGTACGGGCAGGCGGGCCGGAGCCGCGCGGTGGAGGAGTTCGGCTGGGACCGGATCGCCGCGCAGACGGCCGCGCTGTACGCGGGACTGACCGGTGCCGGCCGATAGGCTGGGGAGCATGCCTGAGGTCCTGGAGTTCTCCGACGTCGTCGTCCGCCGGAACGCCCGCGACATCGTCGCGCACCTGGACTGGACCGTCGCCGATGACGAACGGTGGGTGATCCTCGGACCCAACGGCGCCGGCAAGACGACGGTGCTCCAGCTGGCCGACACGCTGCTGCATCCGACGTCGGGGACGGTGACGATCCTCGGCGAGCGGATGGGGCGCACCGACGTGTTCGAGCTGCGCCCGCGTATCGGCTTCGCCTCCTCAGCGATGGCGCGGCGCCTGCCGCCGGAGGAGACCGTGCTCAACGTCGTGCTCACGGCGGCGTATTCGGTCACGGGCCGGTGGCGTGAGGCGTACGAGGACATCGACGAGCGCCGTGCCCTGCGGGTGCTGTCGGAGTGGAGTCTCGACCACCTCGCCGACCGCACCTTCGGCACCCTCTCGGACGGCGAGCAGAAGCGCGTGCAGATCGCCCGGGCGGTCATGACCGATCCCGAGCTCCTGCTGCTGGACGAGCCCACGGCGAGCCTGGACCTCGGCGCGCGCGAAGAGCTGCTCACGCTCCTGTCGGGGTATGCGCAGGCGCCCACGACGCCGGCGATGGTCATGGTCACCCACCACGTGGAGGAGATCCCCGTCGGGTTCACCCACGTGCTGCTGCTGCGTGACGGCGCCGCCGTGGCGGCCGGACCCATCGCGCAGACGCTCACGGCCGAATCCCTCACCGCGGCATTCGGCGTGCCCATCGTGCTCACCGAGGACGGCGGCCGCTATGCCGCGCGCGCCGCATCCTGATGTGTTCCCGGTGGCGAGCCGGTACTGATAGAATCGACGCTTGGTGCCGTGCGCACCGCAGACTTTTCCCGGCCCCGCCGAGGGGCCTCGTCCACAACGAGGATCACGCATGAAGACTGACATCCACCCCGAGTACCGCGCCGTCGTGTTCCGCGACCTGGGCTCGGGTGAGACCTTTCTCACCCGTTCGACCGTGACCAGCGACAAGACCGTCGAGCTCGACGGCACCGAGTACCCCGTCATCGACGTGGAGATCTCGTCCGCTTCGCACCCGTTCTACACGGGCAAGCAGCGCATCATGGACTCGGCCGGCCGCGTCGAGAAGTTCAACCAGCGCTTCAAGAACTTCGGCGGCCGCTGAGCCCTCCCGTTCTTCCCGAAGGCCCCGCTCCGGCGGGGCCTTCGTCGTTCCCGGCGCGCGGCTCAGCGGATCGGCCAGCGCCCGTCGAGGGACTCCTCGGGGTCGAGGCGCCCGATCTGCACGAAGTACTCCGTCAGGCTCTCCGCCTGTGACCGCGCCCATCCGATCTGCCGTGTGTGCAGTTCGTCGAGGGTCGGCGGCAGCCACGCCGCGTACCGGTCGGCCAGGGCCAGGGCCACGCGTCCGGCAGCCACGGCATCCGCGGATGCCTCATGGGCGCCGTCCAGCCGCACGGCGTAGTGCTGCGCCACTACGGAGAGGGTTCGCTTCCCGCGGCGGTAGCGGTCGTAGCGCTTGTCGACCACGAGCGGGTCGATGACGGGCCAGGGTGACTCCAAGGGTGCCACGGCGTGGCGGAGGGCCTCGTGCTTGAGCAGCGAGAAGTCGTAGGGCGCGTTGTACGCCACCACCGGGATCCCCGCCGCGAAGATGCAGGCCAGGGCGTCGACGACCTCGGCGACGACGGTGGCCGCATCCCGCCCGTGCGCGCGGGCGTGCTCGGTGGAGATGCCGTGGATCGCCGCGGCGCCGTCGGGGATCGGCACCCCCGGGTCGGCGAGCCAGTCGCGCGCGGTGAGCACGGCCCCGTCGGCGTCGAGGACGCCGACGTGCGCGGTGACGATGCGGTCGCGTGTCACGTCGACGCCGGTGGTCTCCAGGTCGAAGACTCCGATGACGCGCGTCCACTCGGGCGCCTGGAACAGTGGGAGCTGCTCGGGGCGGGCCGCGCGGTGCATACCCGACACGGTATGCGCCGCGTCCGACATCGGACCGCAGGCGCACCGCCGGCCCTTCTAGACTCGAAGCATGCCCAACCCGTATGCCGACCTGCTCTCGCGCGTCGCCGTCGAGCGCCGCGAGACCGAGGTGCTGGGCGGGACCACGGCGTACTGGACGTACGGCGAGGCGGATGCGGCGACCACCGTCGTCGCGGTGCACGGGTTCCGCGGCGATCACCACGGGCTCGAGCCGGTGATCGCGCACCTGCCCGGCGTGCGCGTGGTGTCGCCCGACCTCCCCGGATTCGGTGAGACCGCCCCGGTCCCCGGACGCACGCACGACCTGACGCTGTACACCGAGTGGCTCGCCGCCTTCGTGGCGGCCGTGGCGCCGGGGGCGGTCGTGCTGGGCCACTCGTTCGGGTCGATCGTGTCGGCGGCGGCCGTGGCTGAGGGCCTCGAAACCCCGGCCCTGGTGCTGGTGAACCCCATCGGCGCGCCCGCCCTGGAGGGCCCCCGCGGCATCCTCACGCGCCTGGCGGTGTTCTACTACTGGGCCGGTGCGCGCCTGCCGCGCCGGCTCGGCGAAGCGGTCCTGCGCAACCGGGTGATCGTGCGGGTGATGAGCCTGGCGATGGTCAAGACGAAGGAGCCGGCCCTCCGCCGCTTCGTGCACGAGCAGCACGACGCCTACTTCTCCCGGTTCTCCGACCGCGACGTGCTGCACGACGCCTTCGTGGCATCCGTCTCGCACGATGTGAGCGGCTACGCCGCACGCATCGCCCAGCCCGTGCTCCTGGTCGCCGCCGTCCGCGACGACATCACCCCGATCGAGGCCGAGCGGCGCCTGGCGACGATCTTCCCGCGGGCCGAGCTCGTGGAGATCGCCGACGTCGGACACCTCATCCACTACGAGACGCCGGCGGCGGCGGCGGGTGCGGTCAGGCGCTTTCTCGCGCCTTCCGGCGCCGATACGCGTTGACGTTCATGCGGTTGCCGCAGTTGCCGGTGTCGCAGTAGCGCTTGGAGCCGTTGCGCGAGTAGTCCACGTACACCGACGCACAGTCGTCGGCTGCGCACATCCGGATGCGGTCGTACTCGTCGGCGCGGATGACGTCGACGAACGCCATGGCCGTCTCCACGAGGATGCGGGTGGCGATCGGGGCGTCGGCGCCGGTGGCGTGGATGTGCCATTCCTCGAACCCCTCGTGCGTCACGAGCTGGGGGAGGGCCCGGCCGTCGGCGAGCATCCCGTTCACCAGCGGCACGGCCGCGTCGCGGCCGACGGTCCACAGCTCGTACAGGCGCGGGCGGATGCCGCGGAGCGCGGCGAGCTCCTCGGCGTCGCGGTCGATGCGGCCCGTGTAGGCGTTGTCGGTGAGGAACGCGTCCAGATCCGCCAGCGTCGTGAACGCGTCGGTGCCCTCTGACGAGGCCTCCGGAAGCGAGTTCACGAGGTCGACCGCCGCGGCGAGCGCGACGCGGGTGTCATGGATGAAGACCACGTTGACTCCTGACGGCGGGGTGGCGTAGTGTCACCATCGTACCCACTTTGACTCCTGACAGGCACCATTTCATGACCGCAATCCCCGGAACCGTCGACCGCACGCGGGCGCGCACCGCCGGCGTCGTCATCGGGCTGGCCTCGGCGGTCTCGTTCGCCTCCAGCGGGCCCGTCATGAAGCCGCTCCTGGAGGCGGGCTGGTCGATCGGGGCCGCGCTCCTGCTCCGCATGGGCGGGGCGGCGGTGCTGCTGTCGCCATGGCTCATCCGCGCGATCGTCCGTGACCGCTCGATCCTGCGCCGTCATGGGCTCCTCGTGCTCGCGTTCGGCCTCACCGGCGTCGCCGGCTGTCAGCTGTTCTATTTCTCCGCGATGCAGCGCATGCCCGTGGCCATCGCCTTGCTCGTGCAGTACACCGCGCCGGTGATGCTCGTCGCCTGGGTCTGGCTGCGGACGCGCCGTCGCCCCTCGGCGGTGGTGCTGGGCGGCACCGCCCTCGCGATCGTCGGACTCGTGCTGGTGGTCGATGTGACCGGCGCGGCCTTCGACCCGCTGGGGATCGCGCTGGCGCTGGGGGCGGCGGTGTGGATGGCGGCGTACTTCGTGATCGCCGACCGCACCACCGACACGATGCCGCCCCTGGTGCTCGCCGGCGGGGGACTGGTCGTGGGCGCGGCGCTCATGGTGGTCCTGTGCGCCACCGGCGTGCTTCCCTTCGTCGCACCGGCGGTCAGCACCGACCTCCTGGGCACCGCCGTGCCGTGGTTCTTGTCCGTCTCGTGGGTCGCGCTCGTGGCCACTGCGCTCGGGTACGGCCTCGGGGTCCTGGCCGTGCCGCGGATCGGGGCGCGGCTGGCGTCGTTCGTGGGATTGACCGAGGTGCTGTTCGCCATGCTGTTCGGCTGGCTGCTGCTGGGTGAGGCGCCGACCCCCGTGCAGGGTGCCGGCGGCGCGCTCATCCTCGCCGGCGTCGTCCTCGTGCGCGCCGACCCCGCCGCCGCCCCGAAGGGGGCGGCCGCTAGCGTTCCGGCCGTGCCAGCTCCATGAGCGGCACCACGCGGTAGGGGATGACCTCGCCCATCACGAGCGAGGTCTCGGTGCGCTCGACGCCCTCGACGGCGAGGATGCGGGCATCGACGTCGAACAGGTGCCGCGTATCGCGGCACGCCACCCGCGCGACGAGGTCGATCTGACCGCTCATGCCGTGGGCCTGCAGCACTTCGGGGATGCGTTCGAGGTCGCTGACGATGCGGGGGAGTGCGGCCTGTCGCACCGTGATGTGGATGAACGCCTCGATGGGGAACCCCAGGGCCGCCGGCGAGAGCGACCGCTCGAACGACAGCACCACCTCGGCGCGCTCCAGTCGCGTCATGCGCGCCTGGACGGTGTTGCGGGAGAGGCCGAGGCGGTCGGCCAGGGCCACGACCGTGGCGCGCGGGTCGTCGGCGAGAGCGCGCAGCAGGTCGAGGTCGACAGCATCCAAGCGTGACATGGTGCGCAACCATAGCAGGCTCCTCGACCGCGGATGAAGCATCCTGCTCAACCGCGTGGAAGATGCTTGAGCTAGGTGCGACCCGGACGTATGGTCGCGGTGTCGGCGACGCTGCCGCCACCGGACGCTCTGCAGCCCCACGAAGGCGGCAGGGCCCACTGGAGGGAAGACGATGATGCTCACCCCTGCTGCTGTCCCCGATCTTGCGCTGAGCGTGGACGACGCCGCGCGCGTGCTCACTCCCGAAGGCGAGCGGATCCCCGACCCCACGCTGGATCCGTGGCTGGGCTCGCTCGATCCCGGCCTGCTCCGCGCGCTCTATCGCGACATGGTCCTGACCCGGCGTGTGGATGCGGAGGGGTTCGCGCTGCAGCGCCAGGGCCAACTGGGCCTCTGGCCCCCGTGCCGCGGCCAGGAGGCCGTGCAGATCGGCACGACCCACGCGCTGGCGGCGGCCGACATGATCTTCCCCAGCTACCGCGAGACCGGCGTCGTGCTGGCCCGCGGCGCCCGCCCCGACGAGTTCGTCATGGCGTGGCGCGGCGAGGCCCACACCGCGTACGACATTCAGCGGCTGCGGATGGCCCCCATGCAGGTGATCATCGGCGCCCACGCCCTGCATGCCACCGGGTACGCGATGGGA
This region includes:
- a CDS encoding Lrp/AsnC family transcriptional regulator, translating into MSRLDAVDLDLLRALADDPRATVVALADRLGLSRNTVQARMTRLERAEVVLSFERSLSPAALGFPIEAFIHITVRQAALPRIVSDLERIPEVLQAHGMSGQIDLVARVACRDTRHLFDVDARILAVEGVERTETSLVMGEVIPYRVVPLMELARPER
- a CDS encoding EamA family transporter — encoded protein: MTAIPGTVDRTRARTAGVVIGLASAVSFASSGPVMKPLLEAGWSIGAALLLRMGGAAVLLSPWLIRAIVRDRSILRRHGLLVLAFGLTGVAGCQLFYFSAMQRMPVAIALLVQYTAPVMLVAWVWLRTRRRPSAVVLGGTALAIVGLVLVVDVTGAAFDPLGIALALGAAVWMAAYFVIADRTTDTMPPLVLAGGGLVVGAALMVVLCATGVLPFVAPAVSTDLLGTAVPWFLSVSWVALVATALGYGLGVLAVPRIGARLASFVGLTEVLFAMLFGWLLLGEAPTPVQGAGGALILAGVVLVRADPAAAPKGAAASVPAVPAP
- a CDS encoding alpha/beta fold hydrolase, encoding MPNPYADLLSRVAVERRETEVLGGTTAYWTYGEADAATTVVAVHGFRGDHHGLEPVIAHLPGVRVVSPDLPGFGETAPVPGRTHDLTLYTEWLAAFVAAVAPGAVVLGHSFGSIVSAAAVAEGLETPALVLVNPIGAPALEGPRGILTRLAVFYYWAGARLPRRLGEAVLRNRVIVRVMSLAMVKTKEPALRRFVHEQHDAYFSRFSDRDVLHDAFVASVSHDVSGYAARIAQPVLLVAAVRDDITPIEAERRLATIFPRAELVEIADVGHLIHYETPAAAAGAVRRFLAPSGADTR
- a CDS encoding CGNR zinc finger domain-containing protein, producing the protein MVFIHDTRVALAAAVDLVNSLPEASSEGTDAFTTLADLDAFLTDNAYTGRIDRDAEELAALRGIRPRLYELWTVGRDAAVPLVNGMLADGRALPQLVTHEGFEEWHIHATGADAPIATRILVETAMAFVDVIRADEYDRIRMCAADDCASVYVDYSRNGSKRYCDTGNCGNRMNVNAYRRRKARESA
- a CDS encoding type B 50S ribosomal protein L31, producing the protein MKTDIHPEYRAVVFRDLGSGETFLTRSTVTSDKTVELDGTEYPVIDVEISSASHPFYTGKQRIMDSAGRVEKFNQRFKNFGGR
- a CDS encoding 3'-5' exonuclease, producing MHRAARPEQLPLFQAPEWTRVIGVFDLETTGVDVTRDRIVTAHVGVLDADGAVLTARDWLADPGVPIPDGAAAIHGISTEHARAHGRDAATVVAEVVDALACIFAAGIPVVAYNAPYDFSLLKHEALRHAVAPLESPWPVIDPLVVDKRYDRYRRGKRTLSVVAQHYAVRLDGAHEASADAVAAGRVALALADRYAAWLPPTLDELHTRQIGWARSQAESLTEYFVQIGRLDPEESLDGRWPIR